In Burkholderia pseudomultivorans, the DNA window GGCTTCGGCGCCGGTCGTGAAGAACGCGGTCTTTTTCGGGAAGTCGCCCGGCGCGCGTTCGTTGATCTTCTCGGCCAGCTCGACGTACGACGCGTACGGGACGATCTGGTAGGCGGTGTGCGTGAAGTTGTTCAGTTGCTCCGAGATCGCCTTGACGATCTTCGGGTGGCGGTGGCCGGTGTTCAACACCGCGATGCCGGCGGCGAAATCGATGAAGCGGCGGCCTTCGACGTCCCACAGCTCCGCGTTCTCGGCGCGGGCGGCGTAGAAGTCGCACATCACTCCGACGCCGCGCGGGGTGGCGGCGTTCTTGCGGGCCAGCAGGTCGGCATTCTTCACGGTCATCTCCTTGATGTTCTTTCCGGTGAGTAGGGATTCGGGCGCCTCGGCAGCCCATGGAGGCGACTATAATCACATTTGGCTCTGACAATCAGAGCCATTTCAATAAATAATCAGGAGCCAATCATGCGCGCAAGCGTGTTGTCGGACTGGCTGGCGCAGCGCCTCGTGCGCGGCGGCGCGCAGCCGATCTACCGGCAGCTTCACCGGCTGCTGCAGCAGGCGATCCTGTCGCGCGAGCTGCCGGCCGGCACGCGCGTGCCGTCGTCGCGGCTGCTGGCGGCCGAGCTCGGGATCGCGCGCAACACGGTGACGCAGGTTTACGAACAGCTTGCGCTCGAGGGCTACGTGCACTCGGCGACCGGGCGCGGCACCTTCGTCGCCGACAGCGCGCCGGACGAGATCGTCGGCGCGCCGCCCGACGCGGCCCTGCGGCCGGCGGCGGCCGTGACGCCGGCCGCGCGGCCGCTGTCCGCGCGCGGCACGCGGCTCGTCGAGGGGGCGGGCGTGTCGAAGCGGCAGGGCGGCGCGTTCATGCCGGGCGTGCCCGACGTGTCGCGGTTTCCGGCGCGCGTCTGGACGCGGCTGCACAACAAGTACTGGCGCCGGCTGCGTCCCGACCTGCTGACCTATGCGCCGGGCGGCGGCCTCGCGCTGCTGCGCGAGGCGCTGGCCGACTACCTGCGCACGTCGCGCTCGGTGCGCTGCACGCCCGAGCAGATCGTGATCACGACCGGGATCCATCAGTCGATCGACCTCGCGGTGCGGCTGCTGACCGATCCGGGCGATGCGATCTGGACCGAGGACCCGTGCTATTGGGGCGTGCGCAGCGTGCTGAACGTGTCGGGCCTGACGACGCGGCCGATCCCGGTCGACGAGGAGGGAATCGCGCCGTCGGCCGCCGATCTCGCCGAGCCGCCGAAGCTGATGCTCGTCACGCCGTCGCACCAGTATCCGCTCGGGATGGTGATGAGCCTCGCGCGGCGGCGGATGCTGCTCGAATATGCGCGCCAGCACGGCTGCTGGATCATCGAGGACGATTACGACAGCGAGTTCCGCTACGGCAGCCGGCCGCTCGCGTCGCTGCAGGGCCTCGACACGTCGGGGCAGGTGATCTACGTCGGCAGTTTCGGCAAGACGCTGTTTCCGGGGCTGCGGGTCGGCTACCTGGTCGCGCCGGAACCGCTCGCGGAAAGCTTCGCGACCGCGAGCGCCGAGCTGTATCGCGAAGGGCAGCTGCTGCAGCAGGCGGTGCTCGCGGAATTCATCGCGGAAGGGCATTTCGTGTCGCATATCCGCAAGATGCGCACGCTGTACGGGCAGCGCCGCGAGGTGCTGCTCGATGCGGTCGCGCGCCGCTACGGCGATGCGCTGCACGCGCTCGGCAGCGATGCGGGGCTGCATCTCGTCACGCGGCTGCCGGACGGCGTCGACGATCGCGCCGTCGCGCAGGCCGCGCTCGAGCGCAATATCGTCGTGCGGCCGCTGTCCGGTTACTACGCGGAGCGCGAGCGCGCGGCGTCGGGGCTGCTGCTCGGTTATGCGTGCGTGCCGGAGGACGAGATCCCGACGGCGTTCGCGACGCTCGCCGAGGCCATCGACGAGCGGGCGTTCGGCGCGGCGGTCGAGGCGGCCTGAACGGTGGAGCGGGTGGCGGCATCGCGCTGCGATGCGCGCTGCCGGGCGTGCGCGTCCCGCCGTCCCGCGAAGCTCAATACCCGATCCACACCGCGAACGTCAGCACGGCGCACGACAGCGCGAACAGCGTCAGGAACAGCGGCAGTACGAAGCGGATCCACGCGCCGAAATCGACGCGCGCGGTCGCGAGATACGCGAGCAGCATCCCCGACGTCGGCGTGACGAGGTTCGTCAGGCCGCCGCCGAGCACGAACGCGAGCACCGACGTCTGGCCGCTCACGCCCGACAGCTGCGCGATCGGCCCGATGATCGGCATGCTGACCGCGGCCTTGCCCGAGACCGACGGAATGAACACGTCGAGCACCATCTGCACGCCCATCAGCCCGTTTGCGACCCACACGGGCGACTGGCCGTCCGCGAGGCGCGTGAAGAAGTGGATCAGCGTGTCGAGCACGAGGCTGTTCTGCAGCAGCAGTTCGACCGACGCCGCGAGCCCCATCAGCAGCGCCGCGAGGATCATGTTCTTCATCCCGTCGACGAACGCATCGGCCGCGCTGCGCGAGTCGAGCCTGCCGATCACGGCCGTCACGATGCTCACGAACGCATAGAACGCCGCCAGCTCGATGTTGCCCCACTTCAGCTCGCGCGTGCCATAGATCAGCATCGCGACGGCCGCCGCGAATACGGCCAGCGTCGCCTTGTGGCGCAGCGACAGTTTCGCGACCGCGGGCGCAGCGTGGCCGACGGCGGTCTGCCCGGCGCGATAGCCGGTGCGGCGCACGTAGCGCAGCAGGTACAGGATGCCGATCGTCAGGAACACGACGAACACGGCCGCGCGCAGCGCGACGCCGCTGAACAGCGGCACGCCGACGAGCGGCTGCGCGACGGCCAGCGCAAGCGGGTTCGTGACCGACGCGATATAGCCGATCTTCGCGGCGAGCGCGACCAGCGCGACCGCGAACAGGTCGGACAGGCCGAGGCGCCGCGCGATCACGACGACCATCGGAATGATCACGAGGTACTCGGAGATGAAGCCGAGCAGCGTGCTGCCGAGCCCGATCAGGATCATCAGCAGCGGCGTGAGCAGATACGCGTTGTTGCCGGTGAGCTGCAGCAGCCGGTCGATGCCCGCGTCGACCACGCCGGTGCGGCGCATCACGCCGAACATCCCGCCGACGAACATCACCATCACGATCAGCGGCGCGTTCTTCAGCAATCCTTCCGGAATCGCGACGAACGCCGACACGAGGCTCGCGGGCATCGCCCGCGCGGGCGTGCTGTGGCTGACGGCCGGCGCGACGAGCGTCGCGAGCGCGGCAGTTTTCGGTACCACGTGATAGGTGCCCGGCACGACGAGCCGGCCGTTGCGCTCGAAGCGGCCGGAGTCGACGATCCACGTGAGCGCGATCGCGACGGCGAGCACCCACAGCATCATCACGACCGGGTGCAGCATCCTGCCGTGTGGATGCGGCGCGCGGCCGATTGCGTGGTCGGTTGCGGCGTCGCTCGCGTCGCGGGGCGATGCATCGGCCGGGGCTGCGGGCGCGGCGGCGTCGGCGGCGCGTGCGCCGGTCGGGTTCGGGGAAGCGGCGGACATCGGGTCCTCGTCGGTGAAGGAAGCGGGCCGTCAGGCCGGTTGCAGCGCGGCGCGCGCCGGGACGTAGCCGAGTTCGGCGGA includes these proteins:
- a CDS encoding PLP-dependent aminotransferase family protein; the encoded protein is MRASVLSDWLAQRLVRGGAQPIYRQLHRLLQQAILSRELPAGTRVPSSRLLAAELGIARNTVTQVYEQLALEGYVHSATGRGTFVADSAPDEIVGAPPDAALRPAAAVTPAARPLSARGTRLVEGAGVSKRQGGAFMPGVPDVSRFPARVWTRLHNKYWRRLRPDLLTYAPGGGLALLREALADYLRTSRSVRCTPEQIVITTGIHQSIDLAVRLLTDPGDAIWTEDPCYWGVRSVLNVSGLTTRPIPVDEEGIAPSAADLAEPPKLMLVTPSHQYPLGMVMSLARRRMLLEYARQHGCWIIEDDYDSEFRYGSRPLASLQGLDTSGQVIYVGSFGKTLFPGLRVGYLVAPEPLAESFATASAELYREGQLLQQAVLAEFIAEGHFVSHIRKMRTLYGQRREVLLDAVARRYGDALHALGSDAGLHLVTRLPDGVDDRAVAQAALERNIVVRPLSGYYAERERAASGLLLGYACVPEDEIPTAFATLAEAIDERAFGAAVEAA